A window from Dysidea avara chromosome 2, odDysAvar1.4, whole genome shotgun sequence encodes these proteins:
- the LOC136247361 gene encoding uncharacterized protein, whose translation MSQQASWQADVFDDEIMEQDEEYEDYDEIEPPPAKRKSKKTTSERCKTKQEGERKTTRRRHVLNKTEKKNVLARISSTSNEEITLKSLSSTTKEVSVVSELLKAFCDSVTPVALSFFTEHLKETFLRLYEECSTLKERYLQFQLKWHSHCSYFLVLKNSELTDIGLHPSDPLAVKVVTVRSEWHKVCSSYSVNSDTAKTFLISYFSATYNELLQQCQNVIKPAEPIQVAAVHEDTDDVYYRFGGGAIADMLKTRYNKMKTSSKDKDQVSLEITVLQKLSVHMENDKIDIPAYLKYRDEGYMYFPCQELLPFLKAVDVKTKEHTNVSQFSEQGTEFVKSVADAMDNNTELMTMFYTTVLGKIPEAISLPYKQLNGIFTELVRKLSHTRIQEFLDSYKQSAAAKKGTATLSGLNLRDSLLGHHVNLKSNHAHSGRFNGTSL comes from the exons ATGTCTCAACAAGCCTCGTGGCAAGCTGATGTATTTGATGATGAGATAATGGAACAAGACGAAGAGTACGAAGATTACGATGAAATAGAGCCACCACCCGCTAAACGAAAATCGAAGAAAACCACTTCTGAGCGATGCAAGACTAAGCAAGAAGGAGAGCGTAAGACCACCCGACGACGTCATGTCTTGAACAAAACTGAAAAGAAAAACGTTTTAGCTCGTATTTCGTCTACAAGTAACgaagaaattaccctgaagagttTGTCTAGCACAACAAAGGAGGTTTCAGTGGTAAGCGAATTGCTAAAAGCATTTTGTGATTCTGTCACTCCAGTTGCTCTATCGTTTTTCACAGAGCACTTGAAAGAAACATTTCTAAGATTGTATGAAGAGTGTTCCACGTTAAAAGAACGATACTTACAGTTCCAACTCAAGTGGCACAGCCACTGCAGTTATTTCCTTGTGTTGAAAAACAGTGAATTGACAGATATAGGTCTACACCCATCAGATCCCTTAGCAGTGAAAGTGGTGACAGTCAGGAGTGAATGGCACAAAGTTTGTAGCAGCTACTCAGTTAACAGTGATACTGCAAAAACTTTTTTAATATCATATTTCAGCGCCACATATAATGAATTACTCCAACAATGCCAAAATGTAATCAAACCAGCCGAACCAATTCAAGTGGCAGCAGTTCATGAAGATACTGATGATGTATACTACCGGTTTGGTGGAGGGGCCATTGCAGATATGCTTAAGACGAGATACAATAAAATGAAAACATCCAGTAAAGACAAAGACCAAGTTTCTTTAGAAATAACAGTGTTACAGAAACTAAGTGTCCACATGGAAAATGATAAGATTGACATCCCGGCATATTTGAAATATCGAGATGAAGGCTACATGTACTTTCCATGCCAAGAACTGTTGCCTTTCTTGAAAGCTGTTGATGTTAAGACAAAAGAACACACAAATGTCAGTCAATTTAGTGAACAGGGGACTGAGTTTGTGAAGTCAGTTGCTGATGCCATGGACAACAACACAGAACTAATGACAATGTTCTACACTACTGTATTGGGGAAAATACCAGAAGCAATCTCTTTACCGTATAAGCAGCTAAATGGAATTTTCACAGAGTTGGTTCGTAAACTGAGCCATACACGAATTCAGGAGTTCCTTGACTCATATAAGCAATCTGCTGCAGCAAAAAAAGGAACTGCTACTTTAAGTGGGCTGAACCTGAGGGACAGTTTATTAGGTCATCATGTGAACCTCAAATCAAATCA TGCACACTCTGGGAGATTTAATGGTACATCTCTATAG